The following are from one region of the Erwinia billingiae Eb661 genome:
- the prlC gene encoding oligopeptidase A produces MTNPLLSSFTLPPFSAIKPEHVVPAVTQALAESRAAVEKAVAQGAPYTWDNLVQPLAEVDDHLSRLFSPVSHLNSVKNSPELREAYEQTLPLLSEYSTWVGQHEGLYQAYRNLKETSYAGLTAPQKKAVDNALRDFELSGIGLSKEKQKRYGEIAARLSELGSKYSNNVLDATMGWSKLVTDESELAGLPESALGAAKAQAEAKEQEGWLLTLDIPSYLPVMTYCDNQALREEMYRAFSTRASDQGPNAGKWDNSEVMAEELALRHELAQLLGFDSYADKSLATKMAENPAQVTDFLTGLAKRARPQAEREIEQLRAFALKEHGVSDLNPWDLTYFGEKQKQHLFSISDEQLRPYFPEERAVNGLFEVVKRIYGITAKERKDVDVYHPDVRFFDLFDETGELRGSFYLDLYAREHKRGGAWMDDCVGQMRLADGSLQKPVAYLTCNFNRPLKGKPALFTHDEVTTLFHEFGHGLHHMLTRIETPGVSGISGVPWDAVELPSQFMENWCWEPEALAFISGHYESGEPLPQELLEKMLAAKNYQAALFILRQLEFGLFDFRLHAEFDPAKGAQILEMLKEIKQLVAVIPSPAWGRFPHAFSHIFAGGYAAGYYSYLWADVLAADAYSRFEEEGIFNRKTGQSFLDNILTRGGSEEPMELFKRFRGREPQLDAMLAHYGIQE; encoded by the coding sequence ATGACCAATCCGTTACTCTCCTCTTTTACGCTTCCTCCTTTCTCCGCCATCAAACCCGAACACGTGGTCCCTGCTGTCACTCAGGCACTGGCCGAGAGCCGTGCGGCGGTGGAGAAAGCGGTTGCCCAGGGCGCGCCTTACACCTGGGATAACCTGGTTCAGCCACTGGCTGAAGTTGATGACCATTTAAGCCGTCTGTTTTCGCCGGTCAGCCACCTGAATTCGGTGAAAAACAGCCCGGAACTGCGCGAAGCCTATGAGCAAACGCTGCCGCTGCTGTCCGAATACAGCACCTGGGTGGGCCAGCACGAAGGCCTGTATCAGGCTTACCGCAATCTGAAAGAGACCAGTTACGCCGGATTAACCGCCCCGCAGAAAAAAGCCGTGGATAACGCGCTGCGTGATTTTGAGCTGTCCGGTATTGGCCTGTCGAAAGAGAAGCAGAAGCGTTATGGCGAAATCGCCGCGCGCCTGTCCGAGCTGGGCTCGAAATACAGCAACAACGTGCTTGATGCCACCATGGGCTGGAGCAAGCTTGTCACCGATGAAAGCGAGCTTGCCGGTCTGCCGGAAAGCGCACTGGGCGCGGCCAAAGCGCAGGCTGAAGCCAAAGAGCAGGAAGGCTGGCTGTTAACGCTGGATATCCCGAGCTATCTGCCGGTGATGACCTACTGCGACAATCAGGCGCTGCGCGAAGAGATGTACCGCGCCTTCTCCACCCGTGCCTCCGATCAGGGCCCGAATGCCGGCAAGTGGGACAACAGCGAGGTGATGGCTGAAGAGCTGGCGCTGCGCCACGAACTGGCCCAATTGCTGGGCTTTGACTCCTACGCCGACAAATCGCTGGCCACCAAAATGGCCGAAAACCCGGCGCAGGTGACCGACTTCCTGACCGGTCTGGCAAAACGTGCCCGTCCGCAGGCCGAGCGTGAAATCGAACAGCTGCGCGCCTTCGCGCTGAAAGAGCACGGCGTTTCTGACCTGAACCCGTGGGATCTGACCTACTTCGGTGAGAAGCAGAAGCAACACCTGTTTTCTATCAGCGACGAACAGCTGCGTCCTTACTTCCCGGAAGAGCGTGCGGTTAACGGCCTGTTCGAGGTGGTGAAACGCATTTACGGCATCACTGCCAAAGAGCGTAAAGACGTCGATGTTTATCATCCTGACGTGCGCTTCTTCGACCTGTTCGACGAAACCGGCGAGCTGCGCGGCAGCTTCTATCTGGATCTCTATGCGCGTGAACATAAACGCGGCGGGGCGTGGATGGATGACTGCGTCGGCCAGATGCGCCTTGCCGACGGCTCGCTGCAAAAACCGGTCGCCTACCTGACCTGTAACTTCAACCGTCCGCTGAAGGGTAAGCCTGCCCTGTTTACCCATGATGAGGTGACCACGCTGTTCCATGAGTTTGGTCATGGCCTGCACCATATGCTGACCCGTATCGAAACGCCGGGCGTGTCTGGCATCAGCGGTGTGCCATGGGATGCCGTCGAGCTGCCAAGCCAGTTTATGGAAAACTGGTGCTGGGAGCCGGAAGCGCTGGCCTTTATCTCCGGCCATTATGAATCCGGCGAGCCACTGCCGCAGGAACTGCTGGAGAAAATGCTGGCGGCGAAAAACTACCAGGCGGCGCTGTTTATCCTGCGTCAGCTGGAGTTCGGCCTGTTCGACTTCCGCCTGCATGCCGAGTTCGACCCGGCCAAAGGCGCGCAGATCCTGGAGATGCTGAAAGAGATTAAGCAGCTGGTGGCGGTGATCCCAAGTCCAGCCTGGGGCCGCTTCCCGCATGCCTTCAGCCATATCTTTGCCGGTGGCTATGCGGCGGGTTACTACAGCTATCTGTGGGCCGACGTGCTGGCTGCCGATGCCTACTCGCGCTTTGAAGAAGAAGGTATTTTCAATCGTAAAACCGGCCAGTCATTCCTCGATAACATTCTGACCCGTGGCGGGTCTGAAGAGCCAATGGAGCTGTTCAAACGCTTCCGTGGGCGTGAGCCGCAGCTGGATGCGATGCTGGCTCATTACGGTATTCAGGAATAG
- a CDS encoding CPBP family intramembrane glutamic endopeptidase: MWYVFAASLLFLPFYRRASYGLLALALIMAAVDGTLHWPAIAALVVLGAVAMGHRQIKKPAAVTVVTEAVLVLGSVALMLHLIPGFSNPQIVSEVKAGPESAPFSFYYNLDKALIPFLLLACLPTLLKRPAAGPKNTLWWLVLMLSLPLLLLIATLAGGLRVERHLPEWLGAFMLANLFFVSFAEEALFRGYLQQRLSQKLGNVWGLLIAAAVFGLAHIAGGPLLVIFASLAGIVYGLAWLWSGRVWVATLVHFSFNLLHLLFFTYPLWQRLPG, from the coding sequence ATGTGGTACGTCTTTGCGGCCTCGTTACTTTTTCTGCCTTTTTACCGCCGCGCCTCGTACGGGCTGCTGGCGCTCGCGCTGATAATGGCGGCCGTGGATGGCACGCTTCACTGGCCGGCGATCGCCGCCTTAGTGGTGCTCGGCGCGGTGGCGATGGGCCATCGGCAAATCAAAAAACCTGCCGCCGTTACGGTGGTGACTGAAGCGGTACTGGTGCTGGGCTCGGTGGCGCTGATGCTGCATCTGATCCCCGGATTCTCTAACCCGCAGATTGTCAGCGAGGTGAAAGCCGGGCCAGAAAGCGCGCCTTTCAGCTTCTATTACAACCTCGATAAGGCGTTGATCCCCTTCCTGCTGCTCGCCTGTCTGCCCACGCTGCTTAAGCGTCCGGCGGCAGGACCGAAGAACACGCTGTGGTGGCTGGTGCTGATGCTGTCATTGCCGCTGCTGCTGCTGATTGCCACTCTGGCCGGCGGCCTACGCGTCGAGCGGCACCTGCCCGAGTGGCTGGGTGCCTTTATGCTGGCGAACCTGTTCTTTGTCTCGTTTGCGGAGGAAGCGCTGTTTCGTGGCTACCTGCAACAACGGCTGAGCCAGAAGCTGGGCAACGTCTGGGGATTACTGATTGCCGCCGCGGTGTTTGGCCTGGCGCATATCGCCGGCGGCCCGCTGCTGGTAATTTTCGCCAGCCTGGCGGGGATAGTCTACGGCCTGGCGTGGCTGTGGAGCGGCAGAGTGTGGGTCGCCACGCTGGTGCACTTCAGCTTTAATCTGCTGCACCTGCTGTTCTTTACCTATCCGCTGTGGCAACGCCTGCCAGGATAA
- a CDS encoding 23S rRNA (adenine(2030)-N(6))-methyltransferase RlmJ has protein sequence MLSYRHSFHAGNHADVLKHTVQSLIITALNEKDKPYLYLDTHAGAGRYQLSGEHAERTGEYLEGIARIWQQDDLPEELESYISCVQALNKNGKLRFYPGSPLIARHLLRPFDKLNMTELHPSDYPMLRNEFQKDDRARTERADGFQQLKSKLPPLSRRGLVLIDPPYEMKTDYQAVVQGLVEGYKRFGTGVFALWYPVVLRQQIKRITKELEASGIRRILQIELGVRPDSDRFGMTASGMIVINPPWKLEQQMNNVLPWLLKHLVPSGTGHTKVSWIVPE, from the coding sequence ATGCTGAGTTATCGCCACAGTTTTCATGCCGGCAATCACGCCGACGTTCTCAAACACACCGTTCAGAGCCTGATTATCACTGCGCTTAATGAGAAGGATAAACCCTACCTCTATCTGGACACCCACGCCGGTGCCGGGCGCTATCAGCTGAGCGGCGAGCACGCCGAGCGCACGGGTGAATATCTGGAAGGCATCGCCCGCATCTGGCAACAGGACGATCTGCCGGAAGAGCTGGAGAGCTATATCTCCTGCGTGCAGGCACTGAACAAGAACGGCAAGCTGCGCTTTTATCCGGGTTCTCCGCTGATCGCCCGTCATCTGCTGCGTCCTTTCGACAAGCTGAACATGACCGAGCTGCACCCAAGCGATTACCCGATGCTGCGCAACGAATTCCAGAAAGATGACCGTGCCCGCACCGAACGTGCAGACGGTTTCCAGCAGCTGAAATCCAAGCTTCCGCCTCTGTCACGCCGAGGTCTGGTGCTGATCGATCCGCCTTACGAAATGAAAACCGATTATCAGGCGGTGGTTCAGGGTCTGGTGGAAGGGTATAAGCGTTTTGGTACCGGCGTGTTCGCGCTGTGGTATCCGGTGGTGCTGCGTCAGCAGATCAAACGTATCACCAAAGAGCTGGAAGCATCCGGCATTCGCCGCATTCTGCAGATCGAGCTGGGCGTGCGCCCGGACAGCGACCGCTTTGGCATGACCGCGTCCGGGATGATTGTGATCAACCCACCGTGGAAGCTGGAGCAGCAGATGAACAACGTGCTGCCGTGGCTGCTGAAGCACCTGGTGCCTTCTGGCACCGGCCACACCAAAGTCAGCTGGATCGTACCGGAATAA
- the rnz gene encoding ribonuclease Z has translation MELLFLGTGAGTPSRQRNVTSIALNLQGTRSGCWLFDCGEGTQHQMMRSQVKTGKIEKIFITHLHGDHIFGLPGLLTSRSMNGISDTLTLYGPKGIKAFIDTTLSLSGSWLTFPLEIVEIAAGELFSDEHFRVTAWPLTHPVECYGFRIEEHDKPGALDAQRLLADGIKPGVLFQQLKLGKTVTMDDGRVVRGKDYLGPATKGLTLAIFGDTSPTPAAAELAANADVMVHEATLEVALEEKANSRGHSSTVQAATAAKNAGAKKLIVTHLSSRYLREDAERLLAECRAIFPNTEMAHDFSLFRL, from the coding sequence ATGGAACTGCTATTTTTAGGGACCGGCGCGGGCACGCCCAGCCGCCAGCGGAATGTCACCAGTATCGCCTTGAATTTGCAGGGGACGCGCAGCGGTTGCTGGCTGTTTGACTGCGGCGAAGGCACCCAGCATCAGATGATGCGCTCCCAGGTGAAGACCGGGAAAATCGAGAAAATTTTTATCACCCATCTGCACGGCGACCATATCTTTGGTCTGCCGGGGCTGCTGACCAGCCGCTCGATGAATGGCATCAGCGACACCCTGACCCTTTACGGCCCAAAAGGCATCAAGGCCTTTATCGACACCACCCTCAGCCTTAGCGGCTCCTGGCTGACCTTCCCGCTGGAGATTGTCGAGATCGCCGCCGGCGAGCTTTTTAGCGACGAGCATTTCCGCGTCACCGCCTGGCCGCTGACCCATCCGGTTGAGTGTTACGGCTTCCGTATTGAAGAGCATGACAAGCCGGGCGCGCTGGATGCGCAACGGCTGCTGGCCGACGGCATCAAGCCCGGCGTGCTGTTCCAGCAGCTCAAATTGGGCAAAACCGTGACCATGGACGACGGTCGGGTGGTCAGGGGCAAAGACTATCTTGGCCCGGCAACCAAAGGCCTGACGCTGGCGATTTTCGGCGATACCAGCCCGACGCCCGCAGCCGCCGAACTGGCGGCGAATGCCGATGTGATGGTGCATGAAGCCACGCTGGAAGTGGCGCTGGAAGAAAAAGCCAACAGTCGGGGACACTCTTCAACGGTGCAGGCGGCCACGGCGGCAAAAAACGCGGGCGCGAAAAAGCTGATCGTCACCCACCTCAGTTCGCGTTATCTGCGAGAGGATGCGGAAAGGTTACTGGCGGAGTGTCGGGCGATATTTCCAAATACCGAGATGGCGCATGATTTCTCGCTATTCCGGCTCTGA
- the gorA gene encoding glutathione-disulfide reductase, whose translation MTRHYDYLAIGGGSGGIASINRAAMYGQKCALIEAKELGGTCVNVGCVPKKVMWHAAQIAEAIHLYGPDYGFDTTVNSFNWATLVKNRSAYIDRIHTSYDNVLGKNNVDVIKGYARFIDAHTVEVNGEKITADNILIATGGRPTHPSIPGAEYGIDSDGFFELDALPKRTAVVGAGYIAVEIAGVVNALGSETHLFVRKHAPLRSFDPLIVDTLVEVMNAEGPALHTESVPKAVIKNADGSLTLQLENGQEQTVDCLVWAIGREPMTDNLNLDVTGVKLNEKGYISVDKYQNTSVSGIYAVGDNTGAVELTPVAVAAGRRLSERLFNNKPEEHLDYSNVPTVVFSHPPIGTVGLSEPEAREKYGDDEVKVYKSAFTAMYTAVTQHRQPCRMKLVCVGKDEKIVGIHGIGYGMDEMLQGFAVALKMGATKKDFDNTVAIHPTGSEEFVTMR comes from the coding sequence ATGACCAGACATTATGACTACCTTGCTATTGGCGGCGGCAGCGGCGGTATCGCCTCTATTAACCGTGCCGCGATGTACGGACAGAAATGCGCGCTGATCGAAGCGAAAGAACTCGGCGGTACCTGCGTAAACGTCGGGTGTGTCCCGAAGAAAGTGATGTGGCACGCGGCGCAGATTGCCGAAGCGATCCATTTGTATGGCCCGGATTACGGCTTCGATACCACCGTTAACAGCTTTAACTGGGCGACGCTGGTCAAAAACCGCAGCGCTTATATCGACCGTATTCACACCTCGTACGACAACGTGCTGGGTAAAAATAACGTCGACGTGATCAAAGGCTACGCGCGCTTTATCGATGCGCACACCGTGGAAGTGAACGGCGAAAAAATTACTGCCGACAACATCCTGATCGCCACCGGCGGCCGTCCAACCCATCCGTCGATTCCGGGTGCGGAATACGGTATCGACTCTGACGGCTTCTTCGAGCTGGATGCCCTGCCAAAACGCACTGCCGTGGTCGGTGCCGGCTACATCGCGGTCGAAATCGCCGGAGTGGTGAACGCGCTGGGTTCCGAAACCCACCTGTTTGTGCGTAAACACGCGCCGCTGCGCAGCTTCGATCCGTTGATCGTCGATACGCTGGTTGAAGTGATGAATGCTGAAGGCCCGGCGCTGCACACCGAATCCGTGCCGAAAGCGGTGATCAAAAATGCCGACGGCAGCCTGACGCTCCAGTTGGAAAATGGCCAGGAGCAGACCGTTGACTGTCTGGTATGGGCCATCGGTCGTGAGCCAATGACCGACAACCTGAACCTGGACGTCACGGGCGTGAAGCTGAACGAAAAAGGGTACATCAGCGTCGATAAGTACCAGAACACCAGCGTGTCTGGCATTTATGCGGTCGGTGATAACACCGGTGCGGTTGAACTGACGCCGGTGGCGGTTGCCGCAGGTCGTCGTCTGTCAGAGCGCCTGTTTAACAACAAGCCTGAAGAGCATCTGGATTACAGCAACGTGCCAACCGTGGTATTCAGCCACCCGCCAATCGGCACCGTGGGCCTGAGCGAGCCGGAAGCGCGTGAGAAGTACGGCGACGATGAAGTGAAAGTGTATAAGTCGGCGTTCACCGCCATGTACACCGCCGTGACGCAGCACCGCCAGCCGTGCCGCATGAAGCTGGTTTGCGTCGGTAAAGACGAGAAGATCGTCGGCATCCACGGTATTGGCTACGGTATGGATGAGATGCTGCAAGGCTTCGCGGTCGCGCTGAAAATGGGGGCCACCAAGAAAGACTTCGACAACACCGTGGCAATCCACCCGACCGGTTCGGAAGAGTTTGTCACCATGCGTTAA
- a CDS encoding methyl-accepting chemotaxis protein, translating to MAIKQRLSSLLFRNKHQPANGTFDCRSLPASLSQAGLSEKSAGILMTFVPPYADFQPVSQSWQRFSSADLTVITLSSNGALSSSGKETTYCEGAGQQGSWLLLPDSLIARHETHIVDLHVNDTHTAADRINAIQQELSRLAVRMPLSSDRTFAMIYCDGLSASEGFLMQAWYNCGRFPCLAIGGSAGGKIEFDGTWIGVGGKILQGKAVIIFCQMAAGKSFAPFKSQNFVPKDKSWLIAEADPIARTVSSVFDQQGQQVRFTDALASWLGCNVPQLTEKLKGLTFGVKVGEEYFIRSIAKIEADSIQFFCDLEFGDRLYLLEEKDFKQTTRQDWQTFIANRGRPAAILMNDCILRRVGNEGQLHNAHFFKGLPAAGFSSFGEILGVPINQTLSALVFFNKDVKAMSQFPVQYAGYAGHYAQRALRRWEALNSIQSRVLKRVIAYQQELAPLMEALPMLEAATQTQNETLGMAENSIRSIGDIAQKSQQAQLRLGQGLDDLEKISNGINEITSGISNIAFQTNLLSLNAAVEAARAGEAGRGFAVVAGEVRRLAHSSKEQADSTAGNIGQAVDTIFRIRTVASETVETSSEMAARSIAAADSIAAMSHQTAHQRESIAQHLGSLRSLTAGMDAMQDAVAQLSVLQSLSGANEKG from the coding sequence ATGGCGATTAAACAGCGCCTGTCGTCTTTGCTGTTTCGAAATAAACACCAGCCCGCAAACGGGACCTTTGACTGCCGCAGCCTGCCTGCTTCGCTTTCGCAGGCCGGACTCAGTGAAAAAAGTGCCGGCATTCTCATGACCTTTGTGCCGCCGTATGCCGACTTTCAGCCGGTGAGCCAGAGCTGGCAGCGCTTTAGCTCCGCCGATTTGACGGTGATTACCCTCTCGTCCAATGGCGCACTGAGCAGCAGCGGCAAAGAGACCACCTATTGCGAAGGCGCCGGTCAGCAGGGAAGCTGGCTGTTGCTGCCGGACAGCCTGATTGCGCGTCATGAAACCCATATCGTTGATTTACATGTCAATGACACCCACACCGCCGCCGACCGTATCAACGCCATCCAGCAGGAGCTCAGCAGGCTGGCGGTGCGGATGCCACTCTCATCCGACCGCACCTTCGCGATGATTTACTGCGATGGCCTGTCCGCCTCGGAAGGCTTCCTGATGCAGGCCTGGTACAACTGCGGCCGCTTTCCGTGCCTGGCGATCGGCGGCTCGGCTGGCGGTAAGATTGAGTTTGATGGCACCTGGATCGGCGTAGGTGGCAAAATTTTGCAGGGCAAAGCGGTCATCATTTTCTGCCAGATGGCCGCCGGCAAATCCTTTGCGCCGTTCAAAAGTCAGAACTTTGTCCCAAAAGACAAAAGCTGGCTGATCGCCGAGGCCGATCCGATTGCCCGCACGGTCAGTTCGGTATTCGATCAGCAGGGCCAGCAGGTGAGGTTTACTGACGCGCTGGCCAGCTGGCTGGGCTGCAACGTGCCGCAGCTGACCGAAAAGCTGAAAGGGCTGACCTTTGGCGTGAAGGTCGGTGAGGAGTATTTCATTCGCTCCATCGCCAAAATTGAGGCCGACAGCATTCAGTTTTTCTGCGACCTGGAATTTGGCGATCGCCTGTATCTGCTGGAAGAGAAAGATTTTAAACAGACCACGCGTCAGGACTGGCAAACCTTTATCGCCAACCGCGGCAGGCCGGCGGCCATTCTGATGAATGACTGCATCCTGCGCCGGGTCGGCAATGAAGGGCAGCTGCATAACGCCCATTTCTTTAAGGGGCTGCCGGCCGCCGGCTTCTCCAGCTTTGGCGAAATCCTCGGCGTGCCGATTAACCAGACGCTCTCTGCGCTGGTGTTTTTCAACAAGGACGTGAAGGCGATGAGCCAGTTCCCGGTGCAGTACGCCGGGTATGCCGGGCACTATGCACAACGCGCGCTGCGTCGTTGGGAAGCGTTGAACAGCATTCAGTCGCGGGTGCTGAAGCGGGTGATCGCCTATCAGCAGGAGCTGGCACCGCTGATGGAAGCCTTGCCGATGCTGGAAGCCGCCACGCAAACGCAGAATGAGACGCTGGGGATGGCAGAAAACAGTATCCGCTCGATTGGCGATATCGCGCAGAAAAGCCAGCAGGCTCAGCTGCGTTTGGGCCAGGGGCTGGATGATCTGGAGAAAATCTCTAACGGCATCAATGAGATCACCAGCGGCATCAGCAATATCGCCTTCCAGACCAATTTGCTGTCGCTGAATGCGGCGGTTGAAGCGGCGCGTGCCGGGGAGGCCGGACGGGGATTTGCGGTGGTGGCCGGAGAAGTTCGTCGGCTGGCACACTCGTCGAAAGAGCAGGCCGATTCGACGGCCGGCAATATTGGTCAGGCGGTGGATACCATCTTCCGCATCCGTACCGTTGCCAGCGAAACGGTGGAAACCTCCAGCGAGATGGCGGCCCGCAGCATCGCCGCGGCGGATTCGATTGCTGCCATGAGCCATCAAACCGCGCACCAGCGTGAAAGCATCGCCCAGCACCTCGGTAGCCTGCGCAGCCTGACCGCCGGTATGGATGCGATGCAGGACGCTGTCGCGCAGCTGTCCGTATTGCAGAGCCTCTCCGGGGCGAACGAAAAGGGGTAA
- a CDS encoding alpha/beta hydrolase, whose protein sequence is MISRRRLILGTGATLLAMTTGKLFAREDIIPLWQDEPPGGGGPSGNLHVSANGSWSNIVSPAIQRFQPENPNGSAVLIAAGGGYRWIGMGGEAWPVARWLNARGYTAYVLSYRLPREKWHAGSLAPLQDAQRAIRLVRSMERKVHLLGFSAGGHLFGMAAARPDFVTYEPQDALDNVVPVVDSVGLIYPVITLEPPYTHTTTHKQLVGNNASANEEANWSVENYVTRNYPPTFLAQAEDDPISNPHNTVIMHNVCRRMGVPVEQINITRGGHGFGLGKAGSPAAIWDEAYAIWLDARK, encoded by the coding sequence ATGATTAGTCGTCGTCGGTTGATATTAGGAACCGGCGCCACGTTGCTTGCGATGACCACCGGAAAACTGTTTGCCAGAGAAGATATTATTCCTCTGTGGCAGGACGAACCGCCCGGCGGCGGCGGACCCAGCGGAAACCTGCATGTTTCTGCCAACGGCTCGTGGTCGAATATCGTCAGCCCGGCGATCCAACGCTTCCAGCCAGAAAACCCGAACGGATCGGCCGTATTGATTGCCGCGGGTGGCGGCTATCGCTGGATCGGCATGGGTGGTGAAGCCTGGCCCGTGGCGCGCTGGCTGAATGCGCGTGGCTATACCGCCTATGTCCTTAGCTATCGCCTGCCGCGTGAGAAGTGGCACGCAGGCAGCCTCGCCCCGTTGCAGGACGCCCAGCGCGCCATTCGTCTGGTGCGCTCGATGGAACGTAAGGTGCATCTGCTCGGCTTCTCGGCCGGTGGCCACCTGTTTGGTATGGCGGCCGCCCGTCCTGATTTCGTCACCTACGAGCCGCAGGATGCGCTGGATAATGTGGTCCCGGTAGTGGACAGCGTCGGGCTGATTTATCCGGTGATCACTCTGGAGCCGCCGTATACCCACACCACCACGCACAAGCAGCTGGTCGGTAACAATGCCTCCGCGAATGAAGAGGCGAACTGGTCGGTGGAAAATTACGTCACCCGCAACTACCCGCCGACCTTCCTGGCGCAGGCGGAAGACGATCCGATCTCTAATCCGCACAACACGGTGATCATGCACAACGTCTGCCGCCGCATGGGCGTGCCGGTTGAGCAGATTAATATCACCCGTGGCGGACACGGTTTTGGCCTCGGTAAAGCCGGTTCCCCGGCGGCGATTTGGGATGAAGCCTACGCCATCTGGCTGGACGCCCGTAAGTAA
- a CDS encoding TIGR00645 family protein, producing the protein MERFAENLIYASRWLLAPIYIGLSLGLLALAIKFFQEVFHLLPNVLAMAENDLVLVLLSMIDLTLVGGLLVMVMLSGYENFVSKLDIADHKEKLSWLGKMDSGSLKNKVAASIVAISSIHLLRVFMDAKNIPDNKLLWYVVIHLTFVLSAFVMGYLDSLSRKEKLSSH; encoded by the coding sequence ATGGAACGTTTCGCTGAAAACCTCATTTATGCCTCACGCTGGCTGCTGGCGCCGATTTATATCGGGCTGTCGCTGGGTCTGCTGGCACTTGCGATAAAATTTTTCCAGGAGGTTTTTCACCTGTTGCCGAATGTATTGGCGATGGCAGAAAACGACCTGGTGTTAGTGCTGCTGTCGATGATCGACCTGACGCTGGTCGGCGGTCTGCTGGTGATGGTGATGCTCTCCGGTTACGAAAACTTCGTCTCAAAACTGGATATCGCCGACCACAAAGAGAAGCTCAGCTGGTTGGGTAAAATGGATTCCGGCTCGCTGAAAAACAAAGTGGCCGCGTCGATTGTCGCCATCTCTTCCATTCACCTGCTGCGGGTGTTTATGGATGCCAAAAATATTCCGGACAATAAACTGCTGTGGTATGTGGTGATCCACCTGACCTTCGTCCTCTCGGCGTTTGTGATGGGCTATCTGGACAGCCTGTCGCGGAAAGAGAAGCTCAGTAGCCACTAA